From the Excalfactoria chinensis isolate bCotChi1 chromosome 1, bCotChi1.hap2, whole genome shotgun sequence genome, one window contains:
- the LOC140259499 gene encoding uncharacterized protein — translation MAPSPPPPSPSTADTEQDPGDSPQGHLAVQGAHRCSHLLSPLQCACCVAGQMLTRTSVGAWFIRGGFPSISCAWSLPAPLMKQHGAGREVRASLLLPSDVPSNRQPRREPEWEANDAYASLLERHSRCDASECLYPGGREQAERRGPWQLLLCCSCAAEGTHRRCSHLSNRTDTWECNSCAGLGTASSADNESVSPSTATQRALEPSNSSVEPENIRSMPSSQAALGTSQTSQLPEHSSLPETEQETSSPHPSEDQATSQQRRGRRGRRSRAAQRAESGSRRSTRRRASRSSRASPAAAHRRRPTQRGRSGTRSRSPLQSRASHSRSRPRRRHDSRRTPASGERSGTRRSTRSARSRSTRSSRAPGRRGQSRR, via the exons ATGGCTCCTTCTCCACCACCGCCTTCCCCCAGTACAGCAGACACAGAGCAGGACCCTGGGGACAGCCCTCAGGGACACCTGGCTGTGCAAGGTGCTCACCGCTGCTCACATTTGCTCTCTCCTCTGCAGTGTGCCTGCTGTGTGGCCGGGCAGATGTTGACCCGAACATCTGTGGGCGCATGGTTCATCAGAGGGGGATTTCCTTCCATCAGTTGTGCTTG GAGTTTGCCAGCACCGTTAATGAAGCAACACGGGGCCGGTCGGGAAGTCAGGGCCTCCCTGTTGCTGCCATCAGACGTGCCATCAAACAGGCAACCAAGAAG AGAGCCAGAATGGGAGGCAAATGATGCATATGCATCACTTCTAGAGAGGCACAGCCGCTGCGATGCCAGCGAGTGCCTTTACCctggaggcagagagcaggcagagagAAGAGG gccctggcagctgctcctgtgctgctcctgtgctgctgagggcaCCCACCGTCGTTGCTCCCACTTGAGTAACAGAACAGACACGTGGGAGtgcaacagctgtgctggccTGGGAACCG CCTCCAGTGCTGACAATGAGAGTGtcagtcccagcactgccactcagagggctctggagccATCCAACAGCTCCGTGGAGCCTGAGAACATCCGCTCCATGCCTTCTAGCCAGGCAGCGCTGGGGACATCACAGACCTCCCAGCTGcctgagcacagcagcctgcCTGAGACCGAGCAGGAGACAAGCAGCCCACATCCATCTGAGGATCAGGCTACCTCTCAGCAACGGCGAGGACGTCGTGGGCGCAGATCAAGAGCAGCCCAGAGGGCTGAGAGCGGCTCCCGCAGATCCaccaggcggagggcatccaGGTCCTCCAGGGCgtctccagcagctgcacacagaagACGTCCCACACAGCGAGGAAGAAGCGGCACACGAAGCCGCTCCCCGCTGCAAAGTCGGGCCTCACATTCTCGGAGCCGGCCAAGAAGACGCCATGACAGCAGGCGTACACCAGCCTCAGGGGAGCGAAGCGGCACCCGCAGATCAACAAGATCTGCAAGATCAAGGTCCACCAGGTCTTCCAGAGCGCCTGGACGCAGGGGACAGTCCAGGCGCTGA